Genomic window (Takifugu rubripes chromosome 1, fTakRub1.2, whole genome shotgun sequence):
TGAAAATGATCCCTTTCTAAAACCCACCCTACCTCAGCTGTAAGTTCAAATAATGCCAAAAACAGTCACAGTTGGGATTGTTCTGGCACAATgtcgctcctcttcttcctatTGATTTAGTCCATGTTTGATTTAATATCTCATTATCTCCCTTTTTGTAAAGACTCACACTAGCAGAGTACCACGAGCAGGAAGAGATCTTTAAACTGCGTCTGGGGCATCTCAAAAAGGTTTGTCCACATTAtccatattttcattttctcattgGAATTTGATGGTCTTTCACAGCACGGCTTGTTGCCCATTTAGGGTTTGAACTCTACAAATGTGCATTCATTGTTATAACAACTGtgtgtataaaaaaaataaaaaaaaataattaaaagcgAATTTTCACCATTGACAAGATGAGCCTAATAACTGGTGATGGTTAGTggagctgggtttttttttctttttttttatcaggttAATTGGGAACATTTAGTCTTAATCTCGAGTCCATTCCAATGATGCATCGAGCTTGTAATTTGCAGTCACTGTCTTCCCGATGAGTAAGCACCACTGGCAGTCCCTGACAGATAACGCAGCAAGTCAGCCGTTAATATTTAATGCAGCTGTAGTCGGCTGTGTACAAGTGGGTTTTGATGAGCTCTTTTCCTTGTAGTCCAAGCATTGAAGTtccttgtgtttttctgcttaAATCATTTATAGGAAGAAGCTGAAATCCAGGCAGAGCTGGAGCGTCTGGAGAGGGTGCGCAACCTTCACATTCGAGAGCTGAAGAGAATAAATAATGAAGACAGCTCACAGTAAGGCAGAATCGATTAATGACAGACTGTTGGCATTTGTATTTCTGCACATGGCGGTTGCTATTCATTGAATGAAGCTTTCTGGCCCAGATGTATTTATTGAACTGAgttcttttccccttttttcaaAGATTTAAAGATCATCCAACACTGAATGAGCGATAtctgctcctccaccttctaGGAAGAGGGGGGTTTAGTGAAGTTTACAAGGTATAagaaataattgtttttttgcATGACTTGGAAAGTAGACAAACCTTACAATGTTTTCAGCAATAATAAACCGGATCTATTTACAGGCTTTTGACTTGATTGAACAACGATATGCTGCTGTGAAAGTCCACCAACTTAACAAGAattggagggaggagaagaaagaaaactatCACAAGTACGTGTAGAAATCCATATATGCAGGATAGTGTCATTTTATGTATTGAGTGCCTTTCGACATGCGACTGCCATAATATTGACCGTAGCGAGGGTCCTGTGATTGTCAATACCAGGCAGCAATCTGTATCCTAACCCTCATCTTTGGATGCCCATGGGGACAATAATCATTTCCTGTCCACAGACATGCATGTCGAGAGTACAGAATACACAAAGAACTGGACCACCCACGGATTGTGAAACTTTACGACTACTTCTCACTGGACACAGACTCGTTAGTCTccttacatttattttcatgcatTATCACCTCTTCAATAGTTTTATCAGTGAAACGATACTTCTAAGTTGGGTAACTCACCAAGATTTATCCATCTAGGTTTTGCACTGTAATGGAGTATTGTGAAGGCAACGACTTGGATTTCTACTTGAAGCAACATAAGCTTATGTCTGAGAAAGAGGCACGATCAATCGTCATGCAGATTGTGAATGCTTTAAAATATCTGAACGAAATCAAACCCCCCATCATTCATTACGACCTTAAGCCAGGTAACCAATTTAATTAATGCACAATATTGTGATGGTTTGTTCCACGTCTGTGTGACTAATTTGtcctttttaattttgaagGTAATATCTTGTTGGTGAATGGCACGGCATGCGGAGAGATCAAAATCACCGACTTTGGTTTGTCCAAAATCATGGATGATGACAACTACGGTGTAGATGGGATGGATCTGACATCACAGGGTGCTGGGACTTATTGGTGAGCATTATCATCCTATACAATAAAATATAAAGCTGGGCAAGAAATCAACTCGAGTAATTTATAAATACTGAGTTTGATTTGTCTTCAAGGTACCTCCCCCCTGAATGCTTTGTAGTTGGTAAAGAACCACCAAAGATCTCCAACAAGGTGGATGTTTGGTCTGTTGGCATTATTTTCTTCCAGTGTCTGTATGGAAGAAAGGTAAGGAagctaatatatatatatacccgATTCTACCCCATTTCCTCTGCTACTGTCAATTTTCAtgattttcctcccttttcagCCTTTTGGCCACAATCAGTCACAACAAGACATTCTGCAAGAGAACACCATATTGAAAGCTACAGATGTTCAATTCCCAGTCAAGCCTGTTGCCAGTAATGAAGCCAAAGTAGGTTCAGCTGCATATATTTTCCTCAAATTGGGAAATTGTTCTTGACTACAAAAACCAAATTTTCTTCTCAAGGCCTTCATAAGACGCTGCCTGGCATACCGGAAGGAGGACCGCATCGACGTCCACCAAATGTCCAGCGACCCTTACCTGCTCCCACACATACGGAGGTCAAACTCGTCTGGAAATCTGCAGACGAGCGCTGCCAGCTCAGGACTCGGCTCATCTAGCGTCATCTCATACTGACAGTTTTTTTCTACTGCATCAAAAGGCAAATTAACAGAGTTTCTCCACACATGAAGAGCTGATTCTCACAAAAGGAAGCTGGCTGTTGGAGGAGTGGCCTACTAGTGAGATCCCACCTCAACTACACCCGGCTTTTGTTTACTAGGGGCTGGTTCAACTTGGGGACACCAAAAGGCTGTTTAAATAGATCCTGAGGGTCCCTAAAAAGCACTGAAAATGGAgagatgacatttaaaaatgtgattgaAGAGTGCAGAGGGACAAACCCTGAAAGGGTCAAAGGCAGCCCACCATGTATCTTCATATGGTGCTGCGAGAGTGCAAATGATTCAGCTGCTAGACATACATTTACTGTGAGAGGACGGTCGTTATAAAAGACAGCTATAATTTCACTGGCAAAACGTTTTTTTCACAGATGTTAGGCTTTTTGATTTACTTAGCCATGAGAATGTGATGTGTAGCATAAGTGACACCTAGTGACCTGTAGTTTGGGGCAGCAAACTTTTGTTGAATGCAAAAAGTAACCAAATGTGGAAAAGTGACTGTCTGAAATCCTATGCAGGGATCCTAATAGATAAATTTGAAGCTATATGTACATGAGAATTTTACAAACTTAAATTGCAGCAGTAACATGTACAAAGATGAAATTTCCCAGTATGAATCCAGTCTTCTGGGgtatttgctgctttgctgctcttACTTAAGAGCTTTATGTTCGGGTACTAATTGTACAGTTGCTGAAGAGCTGTTAAGAGTGAATAATAAATTCCAAGAAATGTTTTTCTCTTGGTTGTAAATATCTTACTCTAAATCCCAGTCTCAATACTTCCCATTTCTAATGCTTATACTGACATGTAGTGGCTTTATTTGGTACTGCATTTAATTGCTAGTGGATTTGGATAAATTGGAGAAAAACCTGAAATACCCAGTATGAATGACAAAATGTTAGTTTTCTGCTTACTGTTCCCACGGTGTCGTGACTTATGGAAATGACAGTCCTTTGGCAAAtactttaatattttattcCTCCATCTACATAGGTGCACACACTCAGGCTTTAAATGCCATACTTGAATATTAGACTGCATTTGACTGTATCCTGTAATTAAAGCTTGCAATAGCTCATTTAAAACAAACGTGACTCTAATGTGTTCCCAAAGCTGAGGAAATATCACTGTCCAAGATCCCGAAACCACATCTACACTGGGTTAGGCATGTGGAgccagttgccatggtgatctaCATACATTCTCCTTTGGTGAAAATCTCGACCCGAGACGGGCCCAACAGTCTTTGGCAGTGCCTCCTGTCACTGACAGTCGGCTGTGATGGTGATGTTTACTGAAGAGGTCACTGACGTTTGGAGGGCACATTTAGTCATCGTTTTTGTAGTATAATGTGCAACCAAAGGTGGCGCTGTAGCAGACACAGAAGGGAAGTCGGACGGAGTGCCCGAGAGAGGCCAAAGACCTGCGGAGTACAAATGGAGATGGAAATGTCAAAGGTGacggcaaaaaaaaccaaaacattgtTCTAGACTGATGACAGCTTAGACGGGCCTGGCGGATCATCGCCATACAAAAGGATGATAGTgtctcaaaaagaaaaaatccaaaacatccCAGAAAACGTAACGCTACCTCCATCTCCTCGACCCGCATCTGTCAAGGTCATGTTTGAGCTGTCTAGATTAGGAAATGGTGGCGAACCTCCAGCTGTATGTGTCACAACTGTGTATAAATGATATCATGTTAGCCGATGCTTTGATATAGGACTAATGTCATATTCTGTCGGTGTCGATGTGTTGGGCAGCACTAATGACCTGACAGCAGGGGAGTAGGACTAAAGGACAGGGGGACGCTCTCCGAGGACGGGACGGTTGGGACTGgaacaacaaagaaacaaagtCGGTGTAATGTTCCGTTTAGAGGAGGAAGTCAGTCAAATGTTTAAAAGGTACAGTATGTGGTAAACCTGTGGGATTTGAAGACAGGAGCGGTTGTCCTAAAGCAGTGGAAGGAATGGGCTCAGTTGGGATGACGGCAGAGAGAGAAACCTGGAGAGCAGAGAGTCTTTGTGACATCACGGAGCTCTGCCATGTCCAGGGGATCCTTTTCTCACTGAACACATGCTGCCTTACCTCTGTGAGGCCCTCTGGAGTTCTACAGGACGTGTGTGAAGGGACTCTCACCCTCCGGCTGTGTCCAGGCAGCAGTCTTGGTACCCTGTGCAGGTAGCCGTAGCCAATGCTACAGCCTAGACTGAAGCCACAGAAAAGGGGCAGGGGATTATTCAGGGCCGCCTTCGAGGGGTCAAGACCGATGCAGGTGAACAGTGGAGATAAGCGGTCCACACCTGCCGTCTCCACCCCAGTCACCGTTGGGCGTGATCAGCACTTCGCGGCAGTTGTCCGTTTCTGTGTTGTACACATACAGCTTCAGCTCTTTGCCTTGGTACTCTTCCACGGTGGAGAACAGATCGTCGCTCTGGAGGAAGAGCACAGGTGGAATCAACCCTTCGCTGACTTTTCATCCGACTGAAATACCTTCTCTCGTCTGAACAGGCCTGTACCTCGTTCATCAAAGTGTCAGTTCCAATAATGTAGTCTGTCTGGGCTCTCAAACCAGCCAGAGCTGCAGGGGAATCTCGTTCCACTTCCTGGACAAGGGGAAATATCTTAGCTCACAGCAGTCATTTATATGGAGCAGCTTAAGGTTTGGATATTAAAAACACGTATTCTACCAAAACTGTGCATTAATTTGGTTTTACTGTATGAAAACTTCAGGAAAGCACACGCTTATCCTGAAACTCTAATTAACGTACAAGACGCCATCTATTGGTTATGTGAAGTACTGCACCCTGAGAGGTTCCATTAGTTTCTTCATTATAATCTGGCCATTCAGAGCTATAACATGAATAGTAATATGTTTCTTAGCCAGGTGCGAGCCAGGTTATATCACCATTTCAAGTGCACTGGTAGACGTATTACTACAAAATAACAGCTTAAAAAAATCACAGATGCTATAGAATATAAATCATCTCTTGGTTTCTTAACAAAAGAGAGCTAAATACAACACATAATTCATATAGGTAAGACTGGCATTCTTCCACGGTCTATATGGATTTTTCTAGATCACTCACCAAAATGTgccaaacattttcatttgctCTATCAAAGCTGCAGAAGCGAATGCTGACCCCGATGAGCCCCTGGCCGCCCCACATGCTGCTGGGCACGACGGTCGTCTCCCTGACAGCCAGCGTCTTGCTGCTGTATAACAGCATCTTGATGGGTCTTTCCACGTTCATGTTCAACAGCTGTATCAAGGTGTCGTTGTCCCTGTTCTACAAAAACATTCCAGTCCATTACGGCACCAGGAAGAACGCGTGTAAAGTCCTCTTGCTGCGAACCTACTAGTCTGGTGTCACAAATGGAAATGATGAAGTCAAAGAACGGCTCCAGTCCTGCCTGGTGCCCAGGAGAATTATCATGAACCTGTgagacacagcagcacaaagGTCAGAGACAGGACGATGGAGAACAGCGGCTGATGTGGACTTCTGTCGCCATGTCAAAATCTTGCGTTCGGGGCATTAAGAAACCACGGATGTGTCAGGGGTCGTTTTATTTAAAGCCTGAGTACTGAGGCTGACTATTGACATCCTTTCAGGGTTAATGCCCCTTAACTATCTTCTCAAGGCTGTTTGCAGCAGGAGAGAATCATCCTGTCCGCTCCAGCTGACACCCCAAATAACACGTGGATTGCCTCGCGATGGTTGTCGTCGTCAACGGACACGTTTGTAACCTCTCACACGTGGAAGAGGGCATCACTGCAGCAACTGTGGGAGAAT
Coding sequences:
- the tlk1a gene encoding serine/threonine-protein kinase tousled-like 1 isoform X1 — protein: MEELHSLDPRRQELLEARFMGGVSGNTGGSTGSTSGGTKALTNNECSNHSFGSLGSLSDKESEGSEVKRGGSPAYSTPEKKQSETRGRKRKPDIQSESSQGKLNMRGPKISDYFDFQAGNGSSPVRGVPPAIRSPQNSHSHSTQVTAVRQNSSSPPSLTFGDHTIHPKQLAVKQVQTDLTALKLAALESTKNLDLEKKEGRIDDLLRANCDLRRQIDEQQKLLEKYKERLNKCITMSKKLLIEKSTQEKQACREKSMQDRLRLGHFTTVRHGASFTEQWTDGYAFQNLVKQQEWINQQREDIERQRKLLAKRKPPSSSNSQALTANSEPKQRKTKAMNGAENDPFLKPTLPQLLTLAEYHEQEEIFKLRLGHLKKEEAEIQAELERLERVRNLHIRELKRINNEDSSQFKDHPTLNERYLLLHLLGRGGFSEVYKAFDLIEQRYAAVKVHQLNKNWREEKKENYHKHACREYRIHKELDHPRIVKLYDYFSLDTDSFCTVMEYCEGNDLDFYLKQHKLMSEKEARSIVMQIVNALKYLNEIKPPIIHYDLKPGNILLVNGTACGEIKITDFGLSKIMDDDNYGVDGMDLTSQGAGTYWYLPPECFVVGKEPPKISNKVDVWSVGIIFFQCLYGRKPFGHNQSQQDILQENTILKATDVQFPVKPVASNEAKAFIRRCLAYRKEDRIDVHQMSSDPYLLPHIRRSNSSGNLQTSAASSGLGSSSVISY
- the tlk1a gene encoding serine/threonine-protein kinase tousled-like 1 isoform X2; this encodes MEELHSLDPRRQELLEARFMGGVSGNTGGSTGSTSGGTKALTNNECSNHSFGSLGSLSDKESEGSEVKRGGSPAYSTPEKKQSETRGRKRKPDIQSESSQGKLNMRGPKISDYFDAGNGSSPVRGVPPAIRSPQNSHSHSTQVTAVRQNSSSPPSLTFGDHTIHPKQLAVKQVQTDLTALKLAALESTKNLDLEKKEGRIDDLLRANCDLRRQIDEQQKLLEKYKERLNKCITMSKKLLIEKSTQEKQACREKSMQDRLRLGHFTTVRHGASFTEQWTDGYAFQNLVKQQEWINQQREDIERQRKLLAKRKPPSSSNSQALTANSEPKQRKTKAMNGAENDPFLKPTLPQLLTLAEYHEQEEIFKLRLGHLKKEEAEIQAELERLERVRNLHIRELKRINNEDSSQFKDHPTLNERYLLLHLLGRGGFSEVYKAFDLIEQRYAAVKVHQLNKNWREEKKENYHKHACREYRIHKELDHPRIVKLYDYFSLDTDSFCTVMEYCEGNDLDFYLKQHKLMSEKEARSIVMQIVNALKYLNEIKPPIIHYDLKPGNILLVNGTACGEIKITDFGLSKIMDDDNYGVDGMDLTSQGAGTYWYLPPECFVVGKEPPKISNKVDVWSVGIIFFQCLYGRKPFGHNQSQQDILQENTILKATDVQFPVKPVASNEAKAFIRRCLAYRKEDRIDVHQMSSDPYLLPHIRRSNSSGNLQTSAASSGLGSSSVISY
- the LOC101067148 gene encoding Golgi reassembly-stacking protein 2 isoform X1 gives rise to the protein MGAAPSVEIPGGGQEGYNVLKVHDNSPGHQAGLEPFFDFIISICDTRLNRDNDTLIQLLNMNVERPIKMLLYSSKTLAVRETTVVPSSMWGGQGLIGVSIRFCSFDRANENVWHILEVERDSPAALAGLRAQTDYIIGTDTLMNESDDLFSTVEEYQGKELKLYVYNTETDNCREVLITPNGDWGGDGSLGCSIGYGYLHRVPRLLPGHSRRVRVPSHTSCRTPEGLTEVSLSAVIPTEPIPSTALGQPLLSSNPTVPTVPSSESVPLSFSPTPLLSVVTHTAGGSPPFPNLDSSNMTLTDAGRGDGGLWPLSGTPSDFPSVSATAPPLVAHYTTKTMTKCALQTSVTSSVNITITADCQ
- the LOC101067148 gene encoding Golgi reassembly-stacking protein 2 isoform X2; its protein translation is MGAAPSVEIPGGGQEGYNVLKVHDNSPGHQAGLEPFFDFIISICDTRLNRDNDTLIQLLNMNVERPIKMLLYSSKTLAVRETTVVPSSMWGGQGLIGVSIRFCSFDRANENVWHILEVERDSPAALAGLRAQTDYIIGTDTLMNESDDLFSTVEEYQGKELKLYVYNTETDNCREVLITPNGDWGGDGSLGCSIGYGYLHRVPRLLPGHSRRVRVPSHTSCRTPEGLTEVSLSAVIPTEPIPSTALGQPLLSSNPTGLWPLSGTPSDFPSVSATAPPLVAHYTTKTMTKCALQTSVTSSVNITITADCQ